The proteins below are encoded in one region of Streptomyces cyanogenus:
- a CDS encoding gamma-aminobutyraldehyde dehydrogenase has protein sequence MHNPGSATPERFPAQDRFADGAQFIAGRPAKGTSGRRHAVIDPATGAEVYTYELAGTDDVDAAVAAARTAFPDWAAATPGERSDALHRFAAVLADRAEEFARAESLQCGKPLKLTREFDVPGTIDNTAFFAGAARHLQGQSAGEYSGDHTSYIRREPIGVVGSIAPWNYPLQMAAWKILPAVAAGNTIVLKPAELTPLTSLLFAQAATDAGIPDGVINIVTGAGKEAGEHLVGHPDVAMTSFTGSTAVGRRVAEIATATVKRLHLELGGKAPFVVFDDADLTAAVHGAVAGALINTGQDCTAATRAYVQRPLYEAFVERTAALMETVRLGDPFAPGTDLGPLISHAQRDRVAAFVDRARAYARVVTGGEAPQGDLKDGAYYRPTLIADAAQDSEIVQSEIFGPVLVVRPFDGDDEGIRLANDTPYGLAASAWSTNVYRANRATREIKAGCVWVNDHIPIISEMPHGGYKASGFGKDMSSYSFEEYTQVKHVMFDNTAVAEKDWHRTVFGDR, from the coding sequence ATGCACAACCCGGGCAGCGCCACCCCGGAACGATTTCCCGCACAGGACCGTTTCGCGGACGGCGCGCAGTTCATCGCCGGCCGGCCGGCCAAGGGCACCTCGGGCCGCCGTCACGCCGTGATCGACCCCGCCACCGGCGCGGAGGTGTACACCTACGAGCTGGCCGGCACCGACGACGTCGACGCGGCCGTCGCCGCCGCGCGCACCGCGTTCCCGGACTGGGCCGCCGCCACCCCGGGCGAGCGCTCGGACGCCCTGCACCGGTTCGCCGCCGTGCTCGCCGACCGCGCCGAGGAGTTCGCCCGCGCGGAGTCCCTCCAGTGCGGCAAGCCGCTGAAGCTCACCCGCGAGTTCGACGTGCCGGGCACCATCGACAACACCGCCTTCTTCGCGGGCGCCGCCCGGCATCTGCAGGGGCAGTCGGCCGGTGAGTACTCGGGCGACCACACGTCGTACATCCGGCGCGAGCCCATCGGAGTCGTCGGTTCCATCGCGCCCTGGAACTACCCCCTCCAGATGGCCGCCTGGAAGATCCTCCCGGCGGTCGCCGCGGGCAACACCATCGTGCTGAAGCCCGCCGAGCTGACCCCGCTGACCTCACTGCTGTTCGCGCAGGCCGCCACGGACGCGGGCATCCCGGACGGGGTGATCAACATTGTCACCGGCGCCGGGAAGGAGGCCGGCGAACACCTCGTCGGGCACCCCGACGTCGCCATGACCTCCTTCACGGGGTCCACCGCCGTCGGCAGGCGCGTCGCCGAGATCGCCACCGCCACCGTCAAGCGGCTGCACCTGGAGCTGGGCGGCAAGGCGCCCTTCGTCGTCTTCGACGACGCCGATCTGACGGCCGCCGTGCACGGGGCGGTCGCGGGCGCGCTCATCAACACCGGGCAGGACTGCACGGCCGCCACGCGCGCGTACGTGCAGCGCCCGCTGTACGAGGCGTTCGTGGAGCGGACGGCCGCCCTGATGGAGACGGTCCGGCTCGGCGACCCGTTCGCGCCCGGCACCGACCTCGGCCCGCTGATCTCGCACGCCCAGCGCGACAGGGTCGCCGCCTTCGTCGACCGGGCGCGCGCCTACGCGCGCGTGGTCACCGGCGGCGAGGCCCCGCAGGGGGACCTGAAGGACGGCGCCTACTACCGGCCCACACTGATCGCCGACGCGGCCCAGGACAGCGAGATCGTCCAGTCGGAGATCTTCGGCCCCGTACTGGTCGTACGGCCGTTCGACGGCGATGATGAGGGAATCCGGCTGGCCAACGACACCCCCTACGGCCTCGCCGCCTCCGCGTGGAGCACGAACGTCTACCGCGCGAACCGGGCCACCCGCGAGATCAAGGCGGGCTGCGTCTGGGTCAACGACCACATCCCGATCATCAGCGAGATGCCGCACGGCGGCTACAAGGCCTCGGGCTTCGGCAAGGACATGTCGTCCTACTCCTTCGAGGAGTACACGCAGGTCAAACACGTAATGTTCGACAACACCGCGGTGGCCGAGAAGGACTGGCACCGCACCGTCTTCGGGGACCGCTAG